The genomic DNA GACGAAGTTATTGATCCAAATACAATGCCTGTAACTCCAGGAACTGATAATTCCTTAATGCCTGATGAAGCACCTTCTGGCCCTAGTGAACCTCCTGCATGGTTGTTTGGACCAAGTGATGATGCTTCAAGCTCTGATGAATAAGGAGGTAACTATATGAAAATTTTATTTACTTTGAAACATAAAAATCCCAACTACTTTGACAAAGTCAAAGAGTTGGGATATGAAGTACATTTTATAGATGAGAGAAATTTTACTCTAAATGATGAGGCCAAAGATTGTGACATATTGGTATGTTATGATCCATTTAATGATCTTGACTTATCATCACTTCCAAATCTAAAATGGCTACAATTATCAAGTGTAGGTATCGATCAAGCACCTTTACAATATCTTGAAAAGAATTCTATAATTCTAACGCATAATAAGGGTGGTTATAGTATCCCTATGGGTGAATGGATTGTTCTAAAAATACTAGAGCATTTGAAAAAAACTAAAACTCTAATAGAAAATCAAAATAATCACAAATGGCATATGGATTTTTCACTCCAAGAACTTTTAGGTAAAACTGTAGGTTTTATAGGTACTGGAACTATAGCACAGGAAGCAGCAAAAAGATTGGTAGGCTTTGAAGCTAATTTGATCGGATTAAATACTAGTGGTAAAGAAACAACCTATATCAAAAACTGCTATCCACTAAAAGATAAGTCGAAATTTTTAAGTATGTGTGACTTTGTTGTACTTACATTGCCTGCTACAAATAGCACTAAGGATTTTCTATCGCTTAAAGACTTTGAGACTATGAAAGACACATCATTTTTGATAAATATATCTCGTGGTCAAAACTTAAACGAAACAGATTTGATAAAAGCTTTAAATAGCAATATGATTTCTGGAGCTGCGTTAGATGTGTTTGTTGAAGAGCCATTACCTGAATCAAGTCCTCTTTGGGATATGGAGTCGGTATTTATAAGTTCTCATAATAGCTGGATTTCAAATCAAATATTTGATCGAAGATTTGATTTAGTTTATGAAAATTTGAAAAGATACGCATCAAAAGAGAAATTACTTCATGTAATTGATTTCAAAAAAGGATATTAATAAAAAAACTCAAGGAAAAATCCTTGAGTTTTTTTTAAATTTTTATTTCAAAATGCTCTATAAAGTTTTCCAATTCATTCTTGTCTATCTCCAAATACTCAAAAACATCTTCTACTAGTTTGTTTTTCAAACATTCATGTCCCAACTTCTTCCATGAATAATAATTAGCTAAATGAATTACAGAAACTAACTCTTTATTTATTATATTTTCACCAGTAGGATTATGATGAAATAATGTAGCCTCTACAATTGGAAATGGAAGCTCCCACCAATTAAGCAGATATCCCCCTATTTCTTGATGAGAAACGCCTAGAACTTCTTTTTCTGCCTCCCATGTATCCATATCATCAGAATCTTTTACCTTAGCTCTAGCGGCGTTTTTTTCATCACTAAAGTGCTCATAAATAACTACCTTACCAATATCATGTAATAACCCTGCACTTGCAAACGTACTTGGCATTTTTTTATTGATAAACTCACTATATATGATATTAGCATAAGCATTCGTAAGACTAGCATGCTTCCAAAGCATTTCCTTCTCTTCTTTACCAGTCTTTAATTCTTTAAATACACTATTCGTAAGAACTATGTTTTTGACACTTGTAAGTCCAATATAAATGATGGCTTGCTTTATAGAACCTGTTTTAGTACCGTAAAAAGCTGAATTCGCAACTCTAAGTATTCTAGATGAAATAGCAGGATCTTTCTCAATCTTCGTTGAAATTTCATCTATATCTGCCCCACTTTCAATTAATACAGCTATCTCTTGATAAAGGTTAGGAACTGTTGGCAAATCATTTATATTATTTATAAGTCTCAATAAATTCTTATC from Tissierellales bacterium includes the following:
- a CDS encoding phosphoglycerate dehydrogenase, whose product is MKILFTLKHKNPNYFDKVKELGYEVHFIDERNFTLNDEAKDCDILVCYDPFNDLDLSSLPNLKWLQLSSVGIDQAPLQYLEKNSIILTHNKGGYSIPMGEWIVLKILEHLKKTKTLIENQNNHKWHMDFSLQELLGKTVGFIGTGTIAQEAAKRLVGFEANLIGLNTSGKETTYIKNCYPLKDKSKFLSMCDFVVLTLPATNSTKDFLSLKDFETMKDTSFLINISRGQNLNETDLIKALNSNMISGAALDVFVEEPLPESSPLWDMESVFISSHNSWISNQIFDRRFDLVYENLKRYASKEKLLHVIDFKKGY
- a CDS encoding response regulator; amino-acid sequence: MTKSILFVDDEKQILRALKRLFIRSDYETYYAESGEMALQILEDHAIDLLITDIRMPIMDGYELLRKVKEKYPLTLRVALSGYTDNIKIYKALEDNIVKLYLFKPWNNDELKTVIDKIFEQESILKDKNLLRLINNINDLPTVPNLYQEIAVLIESGADIDEISTKIEKDPAISSRILRVANSAFYGTKTGSIKQAIIYIGLTSVKNIVLTNSVFKELKTGKEEKEMLWKHASLTNAYANIIYSEFINKKMPSTFASAGLLHDIGKVVIYEHFSDEKNAARAKVKDSDDMDTWEAEKEVLGVSHQEIGGYLLNWWELPFPIVEATLFHHNPTGENIINKELVSVIHLANYYSWKKLGHECLKNKLVEDVFEYLEIDKNELENFIEHFEIKI